In Gibberella moniliformis mitochondrion, complete genome, a genomic segment contains:
- the cox2 gene encoding cytochrome c oxidase subunit 2, producing the protein MKHLFNTFINFDAPMPWGIYFQDSATPQMEGLVELHDNIMYYLVLILFAVGWILFSIIKNFASTKTQISHKYLNHGTLIELIWTITPAVILILIAFPSFKLLYLMDEVNDPSMTILAEGHQWYWSYQYPDFIDSNEEFIEFDSYIVPDSDLEDGGLRMLEVDNRVIVPELTHIRFVITSGDVIHSFACPSLGIKCDAYPGRLNQVSVFINREGVFYGQCSEICGILHSSMPIVIESVNIDKFVHWLYSV; encoded by the coding sequence ATGAAACACTTATTTAATACATTTATTAATTTTGATGCACCTATGCCTTGAGGTATTTATTTCCAAGACAGTGCTACTCCACAAATGGAAGGATTAGTGGAACTTCATGATAATATTATGTACTATTTAGTTTTAATTTTATTTGCTGTAGGATGAATATTATTTTCTATAATAAAAAATTTTGCCTCAACTAAAACACAAATATCACATAAATACTTAAATCACGGTACATTAATCGAATTAATATGAACTATAACTCCTGCAGTTATATTAATATTAATAGCCTTCCCTTCTTTCAAATTGTTATATTTGATGGATGAAGTTAATGACCCCTCTATGACTATTTTAGCTGAAGGTCATCAATGATACTGAAGTTACCAATATCCTGATTTCATAGATTCAAATGAAGAATTTATAGAATTTGATTCTTATATAGTACCAGATTCTGATTTAGAAGATGGAGGATTAAGAATGTTAGAGGTTGATAATAGAGTAATAGTTCCTGAATTAACACATATAAGATTTGTAATAACATCTGGTGATGTTATACATTCTTTTGCTTGTCCATCTTTAGGTATAAAATGTGATGCTTATCCAGGTAGATTAAACCAAGTATCCGTTTTCATAAATAGAGAAGGAGTATTCTATGGGCAATGTTCAGAAATATGTGGTATTCTTCATAGTTCTATGCCTATAGTTATAGAATCTGTAAATATAGATAAATTTGTGCATTGACTATATTCAGTTTAA